The genomic interval GCGAACTGCACCTGGATGGAGCCATCCTCGTCACCACGCCGCAGGATATCGCGCGCATTGATACCGCGAAAGGTCTTGGCATGTTTCAGAGCGCCGGAGTCCCTGTACTTGGTCTCGTACAGAATATGAGCGGCTTCGTCTGTCCGCACTGCGGCAATCATGTCGAGATTTTCCCGGCCAGCCCCGAATATCGTGCCCTGCTGGACGAATTGCCCCGGCTGGGAGCTATTCCGCTTGATCCTGCCACAGCAATAAGCGGTGACAAGGGCCAGCCGGTAGTGATAAGAATGCCGGAGTCTGCGGTTGCGCAGACCTTTGCCTGTATCGCGGAGAAGGTTGCGAATGCCCTTAACGCATCAATTCCTTGACTGGAGGCATGTTTCAATATCATAATCTCTACATTTATTGCTCTCATGATAAAGTTTCAATCCCAAACAGGCATAACCTTGCTACTAATAAAACAACACAAGAGGTGTCACATGAAGTTACACAGCTTTAGAATCGAGCGCCCATGAAGGAAAAGCTCAAGGGCTGGCTGGCCGGCCTTGCCTTTCGCATCATCGCTTTATTTACATTGGGACAAATCTCTCCGCTGCTTGGTGCCGGAATAATTATTGAGCAAGACGGCAAAATATTATTGATAGACCGTTCCGATGGGCTCGGCTATACTGTTCCTGGCGGCATCGTGCGTTATCGCGAAACGGTCGAGCAGTGCGTGCTGCGCGAGGTACGCGAGGAGACAGGTTACAACGTCAAAATAACCGGGCTGGTGGGTGTCTATTCGCGACATGACCGTGACCCGCGTTTTCGCGCGATAGCCATTGCTTATAAGGGCGCAATCATCGATGGAGCCTTGCATGGTTCCGGTGAGGGTCAACCATGCTGGCGCACTCCCGAAGAGGTCTTCGGCCACCTGGCTTTTGATTGCGAAGAAATGCTCAAAGACTATTTAAGCGGACAACAGCGTTTTGCCTGATCACCTTGTCCTATTATGGACTTTGACACAATAATCTGGTATCAGGGGCCGACGATAAATTTTATCATTGAAATCGGTAAGCGTCCCCTATTGGCATATGGATATTGGCTGCGCCGTGATGATCCTCTTGCTGGCCGCGGTTGATGAAGGCCTTGGCGCGGGCTTTGCCGGATTCCCTGCCGAATATTTTGCCGAAGCACGTAAATTGCTCCGCATCCCCGATGATATAACACCCGTCGGCGTCATTCCTATCGGCCACCGCGCAAAAGATATCCCCTCGCCCTCGCTCAAACGCGGCAGAAAGCCCGACGAAGAATATATTCACCGTGAAACATGGTAGATTGCTGGCTATGGGGATAGGCAAAAAGAAAGGACAGAACAATGCGCCTCGCTCTTCTATCTGATATTCATGGCAATGCAGTTGCCCTGGACGCCGTTCTGGACGCTCTAGCAAAACAGAGGGTAGATTCCATCGTCTGCCTGGGAGATGTAGCGGCCAGCGGCCCGCAACCGAGGCAGGTCATCGAGCGCTTGAGGGAGATCGGTTGTCCTGTCGTGATGGGCAATACGGACGATTGGCTTCTGGAGCCTCAACTGAGGGAGAAAACCGATAATTGGGGCCGGCACTTGCAGGATGTTGAGTTCTGGGACTCGCAGCAGCTTTCTTCCTCAGACCGCGAGTACCTGCGGAG from Ktedonobacteraceae bacterium carries:
- a CDS encoding NUDIX hydrolase, giving the protein MKEKLKGWLAGLAFRIIALFTLGQISPLLGAGIIIEQDGKILLIDRSDGLGYTVPGGIVRYRETVEQCVLREVREETGYNVKITGLVGVYSRHDRDPRFRAIAIAYKGAIIDGALHGSGEGQPCWRTPEEVFGHLAFDCEEMLKDYLSGQQRFA
- a CDS encoding nitroreductase family protein, whose protein sequence is MDIGCAVMILLLAAVDEGLGAGFAGFPAEYFAEARKLLRIPDDITPVGVIPIGHRAKDIPSPSLKRGRKPDEEYIHRETW